In a genomic window of Mycolicibacter heraklionensis:
- a CDS encoding fatty acid desaturase, whose product MSVLEVEDHRPAAVRRRPHPHPGEGVPTFSWPTFGLGVGGITVFVLVAIGAARGSLPAWIVIPLSTLVTYVLFSVAHEALHRSFCSVRWVNAVVGRVAWLLVVLPFSLPAFGYVHGEHHRHTNDPERDPDMFATHAPTWQLPFRWALMDLFNATWYVRKLWPRIRHSWRRPIAELAETSVLFSLTIAMTVAAILTDHFWLLAEVVLIPQRLGLFIIGWAFDWLPHHGIDVTQREDRYRASRLRVGMEWLLAPLMLSQNYHLIHHLHPWLPFYRYLPAWRRNEELYLEHDAAVTTVLGRELNAEEYRNWKRWAQVEPTPRIA is encoded by the coding sequence GTGTCGGTGCTCGAGGTGGAAGACCACCGACCCGCGGCAGTCCGGCGACGGCCGCACCCGCACCCCGGCGAAGGCGTACCGACTTTCTCGTGGCCCACCTTCGGGCTCGGGGTGGGCGGCATCACCGTATTCGTGCTGGTGGCCATCGGCGCGGCCCGCGGATCCCTTCCGGCCTGGATCGTCATACCGCTGAGCACCCTGGTGACGTATGTGCTGTTCTCGGTGGCGCACGAGGCCCTGCACCGCTCGTTCTGCTCGGTGCGCTGGGTCAACGCGGTGGTCGGCCGGGTGGCCTGGCTGTTGGTGGTGCTGCCGTTCTCGTTACCGGCTTTCGGCTACGTCCACGGCGAGCATCACCGCCACACCAATGACCCTGAACGCGATCCAGACATGTTCGCCACCCATGCGCCCACCTGGCAGCTGCCGTTCCGCTGGGCGCTGATGGACCTGTTCAACGCGACCTGGTATGTCCGCAAGCTGTGGCCGCGGATACGCCATTCGTGGCGGCGTCCGATTGCCGAGCTCGCCGAAACGTCCGTGCTGTTCTCGTTGACGATCGCCATGACCGTCGCGGCGATCCTCACCGACCACTTCTGGCTGCTTGCGGAGGTCGTCTTGATCCCGCAGCGCCTCGGTCTTTTCATCATCGGATGGGCGTTCGACTGGTTACCGCATCACGGGATCGACGTCACGCAGCGTGAGGACCGGTATCGCGCCAGTCGTCTTCGGGTCGGGATGGAATGGCTGCTCGCACCGCTCATGCTGTCCCAGAACTACCACTTGATCCACCATCTGCATCCCTGGCTGCCGTTCTACCGCTACCTGCCGGCGTGGCGCCGTAACGAGGAGCTCTATTTAGAGCACGACGCCGCCGTCACCACCGTGCTCGGCCGGGAACTGAACGCCGAGGAATACCGGAACTGGAAAAGGTGGGCGCAGGTCGAGCCCACCCCCCGGATCGCCTGA
- a CDS encoding nitroreductase family deazaflavin-dependent oxidoreductase → MSNPDTPEKPKALDSPATGTVIKWMSRANTAVYKATGGRIGSKWRLGTKRFGDVPAVGILTTTGRKTGQPRESPLLFLREGDRVILVASQGGRATNPMWYLNLKANPQVSFRIRSEVLTLRARDASEAERAAYWPKLDAMYPDFANYRAWTDREIPIVICEP, encoded by the coding sequence GTGAGCAACCCAGACACACCAGAAAAGCCGAAGGCACTGGACTCACCGGCCACCGGCACGGTGATCAAGTGGATGTCGCGGGCCAACACAGCGGTGTACAAGGCGACCGGCGGCCGCATCGGCAGCAAGTGGCGGCTGGGCACCAAGCGTTTCGGGGACGTCCCGGCGGTCGGCATCCTCACCACCACCGGCCGCAAGACCGGGCAGCCGCGTGAGTCCCCGCTGTTGTTCCTGCGCGAAGGTGACCGGGTGATCCTGGTGGCTTCCCAGGGCGGGCGCGCCACCAACCCGATGTGGTATCTGAACTTGAAAGCCAACCCGCAGGTGTCATTCCGGATCCGCAGCGAGGTGCTGACGCTGCGTGCCCGGGACGCCAGTGAGGCGGAGCGGGCCGCCTACTGGCCCAAGCTCGACGCGATGTACCCCGACTTCGCCAATTACCGAGCTTGGACCGATCGGGAGATCCCGATCGTCATCTGCGAGCCCTAG
- a CDS encoding SDR family oxidoreductase yields the protein MGLLDGRVVIVTGAGGGIGRAHALAFAAEGARVVVNDIGVGLDGSPAGGGSAAQGVVDEIVAAGGEAVANGSNVADWDQAAALIQTAVDHFGGLDVLVNNAGIVRDRMFANTSEEEFDAVVAVHLKGHFATMRHAAAYWRAQSKAGETVDARIINTSSGAGLQGSVGQANYSAAKAGIAALTLVASAEMGRYGVTVNAIAPSARTRMTETVFADMMNTQDQAFDAMAPENVSPLVVWLGSVESRDVTGKVFEVEGGKIRVAEGWAHGPQADKGARWDPAELGPVVTDLLAQARPPVPVYGA from the coding sequence ATGGGACTTCTTGACGGCCGCGTGGTCATCGTCACCGGAGCGGGCGGCGGAATCGGGCGGGCGCACGCGCTGGCCTTTGCCGCCGAGGGCGCCCGGGTCGTGGTCAACGACATCGGCGTGGGCCTGGACGGCTCGCCGGCCGGTGGGGGCAGTGCTGCCCAGGGCGTGGTCGACGAGATCGTCGCAGCCGGCGGAGAGGCCGTCGCCAACGGCTCCAACGTCGCCGACTGGGACCAGGCCGCGGCGCTGATCCAGACCGCGGTCGACCACTTCGGCGGTCTCGATGTGCTGGTCAACAACGCCGGTATCGTGCGCGACCGGATGTTCGCCAACACCAGCGAAGAGGAGTTCGACGCCGTCGTCGCCGTACACCTCAAGGGGCACTTCGCCACCATGCGGCACGCCGCCGCCTACTGGCGGGCACAGTCCAAAGCCGGCGAAACGGTGGATGCCCGGATCATCAACACCAGCTCCGGCGCCGGCCTGCAGGGCAGCGTCGGGCAGGCGAACTACTCGGCCGCCAAGGCCGGTATCGCCGCGCTCACGCTGGTCGCCTCGGCCGAGATGGGCCGCTACGGGGTCACGGTCAACGCGATCGCCCCGTCGGCACGGACCCGGATGACCGAGACCGTGTTCGCCGACATGATGAACACCCAGGACCAGGCCTTCGACGCCATGGCCCCGGAGAACGTGAGTCCGCTGGTGGTCTGGCTGGGCAGCGTCGAGTCGCGTGACGTGACCGGCAAGGTCTTCGAGGTCGAGGGCGGCAAGATCCGGGTCGCCGAGGGTTGGGCGCATGGCCCGCAGGCCGACAAGGGTGCCCGCTGGGATCCTGCTGAGCTCGGGCCGGTCGTCACCGACCTGCTGGCCCAGGCGCGGCCACCGGTGCCGGTGTACGGGGCCTGA
- a CDS encoding steroid 3-ketoacyl-CoA thiolase: MGNPVIVEATRSPIGKRNGWLSGLHATELLGAVQKALITKAGIDAGDVEQVIGGCVTQFGEQGNNVTRQSWLVAGLPEHVGATSVDCQCGSAQQANHLIAGLISVGAIDVGIACGIEAMSRVPLGANGGGARAASWDIDLPNQFEAAERIAKRRGITRADVDALGLRSQQLAKQAWAQGRFDREISPIEAPVIDENKQPTAELNIVSRDQGLRDTTAEGLAALNPVMEGGIHTAGTSSQISDGAAAVLWMDEDKARALGLRPRARIISQANVGAETYYHLDGPVQSTARVLEKAGMKIGDIDLVEINEAFASVVLSWAAVHKPDMDRVNVNGGAIALGHPVGSTGSRLITTALHELERTDKSTALITMCAGGALSTGTIIERI; the protein is encoded by the coding sequence ATGGGTAATCCTGTCATCGTCGAGGCCACACGCAGCCCCATTGGTAAACGTAACGGCTGGTTGTCCGGCCTGCACGCCACCGAACTGCTCGGGGCGGTGCAGAAGGCACTGATCACCAAGGCCGGCATCGACGCGGGCGACGTCGAGCAGGTCATCGGCGGCTGCGTCACCCAGTTCGGCGAGCAGGGCAACAACGTCACCCGGCAGTCCTGGCTGGTGGCCGGGCTACCCGAGCACGTCGGCGCCACCAGCGTCGACTGCCAGTGCGGCAGTGCGCAGCAGGCCAACCACCTGATCGCCGGCCTCATCTCGGTCGGTGCCATCGACGTCGGCATCGCCTGCGGCATCGAGGCGATGAGCCGCGTTCCCCTCGGCGCGAACGGCGGCGGTGCTCGCGCGGCATCCTGGGACATCGACCTGCCCAACCAGTTCGAGGCGGCCGAGCGGATCGCCAAGCGCCGGGGTATCACCCGCGCCGACGTCGACGCGCTCGGGCTGCGGTCCCAGCAGCTGGCCAAGCAGGCCTGGGCGCAGGGCCGGTTCGACCGGGAGATCTCCCCGATCGAGGCCCCGGTGATCGACGAGAACAAGCAGCCCACCGCTGAGCTGAACATCGTCAGCCGCGACCAGGGCCTTCGTGACACCACGGCCGAGGGCCTTGCGGCGCTGAACCCGGTGATGGAGGGCGGCATCCACACCGCCGGCACCTCGTCACAGATCTCCGACGGTGCGGCCGCGGTGCTGTGGATGGACGAAGACAAGGCCAGGGCCCTGGGTCTGCGGCCGCGGGCACGGATCATCAGCCAGGCCAACGTCGGCGCCGAGACCTACTACCACCTGGACGGCCCGGTGCAGTCCACCGCCCGGGTGCTGGAGAAGGCCGGGATGAAGATCGGTGACATCGACCTGGTCGAGATCAACGAGGCGTTCGCCTCGGTGGTGCTGTCGTGGGCCGCGGTGCACAAGCCGGACATGGACCGAGTCAACGTCAACGGCGGGGCGATCGCGCTGGGGCACCCGGTGGGGTCCACCGGCAGCCGGCTGATCACGACCGCACTGCACGAGCTGGAGCGCACCGACAAGTCGACCGCACTGATCACCATGTGTGCCGGCGGGGCGCTGTCCACCGGCACCATCATCGAGCGCATCTAG
- a CDS encoding histidine phosphatase family protein: MTRDSRRLRYGAVALPAVVVFFAAPAAWAAESITLEFVRHGQAGDNLVINNEVPGPPLTELGQQQAQTVADLLADDGITGIYSSIMTRAHETADPLAELLGLPVHELAGLNEIDAGLLADLPVNVGGLPLGAVLYAAAPMLWAFGLYFVPQLGSSDFNGMVFQDRFSDAVAAIYAGSEGGDTDAVFAHEGSIVFWTLMNVDNPDFGIILNEALTTGELLPFTGVIEVRGNPEDGWTLVSWDGQPVAEDPGLLTELFVDVRDVITAPQMALFHIWEALLSGDPAVFLDVIQAGADDVGTAALQFPVEVLHDVLSAF; the protein is encoded by the coding sequence ATGACCCGCGATTCGCGGCGCCTGCGCTACGGGGCAGTGGCTCTTCCTGCGGTCGTCGTGTTCTTCGCAGCGCCGGCGGCGTGGGCTGCCGAATCGATCACGCTGGAGTTCGTGCGGCACGGACAAGCCGGCGACAACCTGGTGATCAACAACGAGGTGCCCGGTCCCCCGCTCACCGAACTCGGTCAACAGCAGGCGCAGACCGTCGCCGATCTTCTGGCCGATGACGGCATCACTGGCATCTACTCCTCGATCATGACCCGCGCGCACGAGACGGCGGATCCCTTGGCGGAGCTACTGGGCCTGCCCGTGCATGAGCTGGCTGGACTCAACGAGATCGACGCCGGTTTACTCGCGGATCTGCCGGTGAACGTCGGCGGCCTGCCGTTGGGGGCGGTGCTGTACGCCGCGGCACCGATGCTGTGGGCGTTCGGTCTGTATTTCGTTCCGCAGCTGGGTTCCTCGGATTTCAACGGGATGGTGTTCCAGGATCGTTTCTCCGACGCGGTGGCCGCAATCTATGCCGGCAGCGAAGGCGGCGATACCGATGCGGTGTTCGCCCACGAGGGGTCGATCGTGTTCTGGACGTTGATGAACGTCGACAACCCCGATTTCGGCATCATCCTCAACGAAGCGCTGACCACGGGTGAGCTGCTGCCCTTCACCGGTGTCATCGAAGTCCGGGGCAACCCGGAGGACGGCTGGACACTGGTCAGCTGGGACGGGCAGCCGGTGGCCGAAGATCCGGGACTGCTCACCGAACTCTTCGTCGATGTGCGCGACGTGATCACCGCGCCGCAGATGGCGCTCTTCCACATCTGGGAAGCGCTGCTCAGCGGCGACCCGGCGGTTTTTCTGGACGTGATCCAGGCCGGCGCTGACGACGTCGGCACGGCGGCTCTGCAGTTCCCGGTCGAAGTGCTGCACGACGTGCTCAGCGCGTTCTGA
- a CDS encoding helix-turn-helix transcriptional regulator: MMSNASAALSPHSPPRTVVVVCPGDSRPQWQPPTESLTTGLSWLESTLTDVVAAHRGARLVEQDHECKFAATFADAGDAVACAIALQRAPAAPIRPRIAMHADKLPLVQPYAHPRTLANRAARLCDLGHGGQTLLSETAQRLLADRLPPDAWLVDLGAFRLRGIPYPERVAQLCHRDLATDFPPLRTGNALHEPYFPTPLTSFVGRDAELTELRRLIDGNRLVTLTGSGGVGKTRLALQLADEFVDRFRDGAWCVDLAPITDPDLLLERVTHVLGLPDRPDRYYPLDTLVRFIADRQLLLVLDNCEHLLDACAQLAATLLAASAELTIVATSREPIGVAGEVTWKTPSLSLVDEAVELFRQRARLVRPGFTDTDGDADLVAEICRRLDGVPLAIELAATRVRALSLTEIADGLGERFQLLTGGARTAVPRQQTLRASEDWSHDLLSEPERVVFRRLAPFPGGFDLDAAHAVAGGTDLSRTQIVDKLTQLVGKSLVVADSTGESTRFRLLQTVQQYALEKLEQSGESEAIQARHRDHYTAMFDAGITAGYGWHIEQAELEIDNLRAAFMWSREHGDIELAARLASSLLPLWIHSRTLEGLAWFNAVLTDGATMAPAARARALADKTIFDALTGNYGRVEQAEEAVSIARHLDEPGLLAWALAACGFTCSYGPELALPYFEQAIALSPALNDDWRLSQIYGVQAYSAFVAGDLDTMRLAAEKGAVLADAVGDWSVSRLCRLCLGLAHLHRAELTMAVEQARQVAMEAEAAYDPLFSTQSLTILAEALACQGDTRGAHAAAEACVEAAAELIDFHRAIGFGAVADALLAAGDISGALRAADAACEACALPQLLAINGNPVARVALESGDLAAARRWAGEALSVGSGIHRILLLEIRGRVAMAEGQVEQAERDACEALAIAADAEAYLAVPDLLELLAAVATATGRHHYAARLFGSAAGARSRTGAVRAKVYDANYAATVSVAREAMQENDFERSWAQGAASSTAEAIAYACQGDGKGRAESKRPSSGWASLTPAERNVVRLISAGLRDKDIAAQLSVSPRTVHSHLNRIYTKLNISSRLQLAQVAAQHA, translated from the coding sequence ATGATGTCGAACGCGAGCGCGGCGCTTTCGCCGCATTCCCCACCGCGGACGGTCGTCGTGGTGTGCCCCGGAGACTCTCGGCCGCAATGGCAGCCCCCGACGGAGTCATTGACGACCGGGCTCTCGTGGCTGGAAAGCACGCTCACCGACGTGGTTGCCGCCCACCGCGGTGCGCGGCTGGTGGAGCAGGACCACGAATGCAAGTTCGCGGCCACGTTCGCGGACGCCGGTGACGCGGTGGCCTGCGCCATCGCCTTGCAGCGCGCTCCCGCGGCGCCGATTCGGCCGCGAATCGCCATGCACGCCGACAAGCTGCCGTTAGTCCAGCCGTACGCGCACCCGCGAACCCTGGCGAACCGTGCGGCGCGGTTGTGCGATCTGGGCCATGGCGGTCAGACGTTGCTGTCGGAGACGGCCCAGCGATTGCTGGCTGATCGACTGCCGCCGGACGCCTGGCTGGTCGATCTGGGAGCCTTTCGGCTGCGCGGCATACCGTATCCGGAGCGGGTGGCTCAGCTCTGCCATCGCGACCTTGCCACCGACTTCCCGCCGCTCCGGACCGGAAATGCGTTGCACGAGCCGTACTTTCCAACACCGCTGACGAGCTTCGTCGGACGCGATGCGGAGCTGACCGAGCTGCGTCGGCTGATTGACGGCAACCGTCTTGTGACGCTGACCGGCTCCGGCGGAGTCGGCAAGACGCGACTCGCGCTGCAATTGGCCGATGAGTTCGTCGACCGGTTCCGCGATGGGGCATGGTGCGTGGACCTGGCACCGATCACGGACCCGGATCTCCTTCTGGAGCGAGTGACGCACGTGTTGGGCCTACCTGATCGACCGGACCGCTACTACCCGCTCGACACCCTGGTGCGCTTCATCGCAGATCGGCAATTGCTGCTGGTGCTCGACAATTGTGAGCATCTGCTCGACGCGTGCGCGCAGCTGGCCGCCACGCTGTTGGCCGCCAGTGCAGAGCTGACCATCGTGGCGACGAGTCGCGAGCCCATCGGGGTCGCGGGCGAAGTGACCTGGAAGACCCCCTCACTCTCGCTCGTCGACGAGGCCGTCGAGTTGTTCCGGCAACGCGCTCGGCTGGTCCGGCCGGGTTTCACCGACACCGATGGTGATGCCGACTTGGTAGCCGAGATCTGTCGCCGCCTGGACGGGGTTCCCCTGGCTATCGAGCTTGCCGCGACACGAGTTCGGGCGTTGTCGCTGACCGAGATCGCGGACGGATTGGGCGAGCGCTTCCAGCTGCTGACCGGTGGTGCGCGTACGGCGGTGCCACGCCAACAGACGCTGCGAGCATCGGAAGACTGGTCACACGACCTGTTGAGCGAACCCGAGCGCGTGGTGTTTCGCCGATTGGCACCATTTCCGGGCGGATTCGACCTCGATGCCGCCCACGCGGTCGCCGGCGGCACCGACCTGTCACGCACGCAGATCGTGGACAAACTCACCCAGCTGGTGGGCAAATCGCTGGTGGTAGCCGACAGCACTGGGGAGTCGACACGCTTCCGGTTGTTGCAGACTGTTCAGCAGTACGCCCTGGAAAAGCTTGAGCAGTCCGGCGAATCAGAGGCCATACAGGCACGCCACCGCGATCACTACACAGCGATGTTCGACGCCGGGATTACCGCCGGATACGGCTGGCACATCGAGCAGGCGGAACTCGAGATCGACAATCTCAGAGCCGCTTTCATGTGGAGTCGTGAGCATGGCGATATCGAGCTTGCCGCACGCCTGGCCTCGTCGTTGCTCCCGCTGTGGATCCACAGCCGAACTTTGGAGGGGTTGGCGTGGTTCAATGCCGTGCTCACCGACGGCGCGACGATGGCGCCCGCCGCGCGTGCCCGCGCGCTCGCGGACAAGACGATCTTCGACGCGCTGACCGGAAACTACGGACGGGTCGAGCAAGCAGAGGAAGCAGTCTCGATCGCACGCCATCTCGACGAGCCGGGCCTGCTTGCCTGGGCGTTGGCTGCCTGCGGCTTCACCTGTAGCTACGGTCCCGAACTGGCCCTACCCTACTTCGAGCAGGCCATCGCGCTGTCCCCCGCGTTGAACGATGACTGGCGGTTGAGCCAGATATACGGCGTGCAGGCGTATTCGGCGTTCGTGGCCGGCGACCTCGACACGATGCGGCTGGCCGCGGAAAAGGGAGCGGTCCTGGCCGACGCAGTCGGCGACTGGTCGGTTTCGCGACTATGCCGTCTTTGCCTGGGATTGGCGCATCTTCATCGCGCAGAGCTCACGATGGCCGTCGAGCAGGCCAGGCAGGTAGCGATGGAGGCCGAGGCAGCATACGACCCGCTGTTCAGTACCCAGAGTTTGACGATCCTGGCCGAAGCCCTTGCGTGCCAGGGCGATACCCGCGGGGCGCACGCCGCGGCGGAAGCGTGCGTCGAGGCCGCCGCCGAACTCATCGACTTTCACCGCGCGATCGGCTTCGGCGCTGTAGCGGACGCATTACTGGCCGCCGGTGATATTTCCGGCGCACTCAGGGCTGCCGATGCGGCGTGCGAAGCGTGCGCGCTGCCCCAATTGCTGGCCATCAACGGCAATCCGGTCGCCCGGGTGGCGCTGGAATCCGGAGACTTGGCCGCGGCGCGCCGTTGGGCTGGCGAGGCACTGTCCGTGGGCTCGGGCATCCACCGGATACTGCTGCTGGAGATACGTGGCCGGGTAGCGATGGCCGAAGGCCAAGTGGAACAGGCCGAACGAGACGCGTGTGAGGCGCTGGCGATAGCCGCGGACGCCGAGGCATATCTGGCCGTTCCGGATCTGCTGGAGTTGCTGGCGGCAGTGGCCACCGCCACCGGGCGACACCACTACGCAGCACGGCTGTTCGGTTCCGCGGCCGGTGCCCGCAGTCGCACCGGCGCAGTCCGTGCCAAAGTCTACGACGCCAACTACGCGGCCACTGTCAGCGTTGCTCGAGAAGCGATGCAGGAGAACGACTTTGAGCGAAGTTGGGCCCAAGGAGCTGCATCGTCGACGGCGGAGGCCATCGCGTACGCGTGCCAAGGCGACGGAAAGGGCCGGGCTGAATCCAAACGTCCCTCCAGCGGTTGGGCTTCGCTGACGCCGGCTGAACGCAATGTCGTCCGCCTCATCAGCGCCGGCCTCCGCGACAAAGACATCGCCGCACAACTGAGCGTCTCGCCTCGGACCGTGCATTCGCACCTGAACCGGATCTACACCAAGCTCAATATCTCGTCGCGCCTGCAACTCGCCCAAGTGGCAGCGCAACACGCCTGA